A window of the Nitrospira sp. genome harbors these coding sequences:
- a CDS encoding DUF928 domain-containing protein, translating to MLILGLSLLLTVSGAHVLDAAEKAPAATADQPDDLIYTPPKKPTPRARVGGTLRGTEGSEPELVALVPDHVGLTVKRTPTLNWYLSKPTTYPLRFTLNDTQKVVPLYEGSLPVPTEAGVQSIDLKSLGLTLEPNVQYRWFVSASPNPESPSRDIVAGGMIERCDFNECLTVTSVNLTCDRETVRTNALIGFWYDAMGCVCSLIEKEPKDPSLRRLRAALLRQVGLNGVADWDLKAIQGNAK from the coding sequence ATGTTGATCCTAGGGTTAAGCCTTCTCCTGACTGTCTCAGGCGCGCATGTCCTGGACGCCGCAGAGAAGGCGCCGGCGGCAACGGCTGATCAACCAGATGACCTCATCTATACACCGCCAAAGAAACCGACTCCTCGCGCGCGAGTCGGAGGCACGTTACGGGGAACGGAGGGGAGTGAACCGGAGCTCGTCGCCTTGGTTCCCGACCACGTGGGTTTGACGGTGAAGCGAACGCCGACGCTCAATTGGTATCTCTCGAAACCGACGACCTATCCCTTGCGGTTCACACTGAACGATACCCAAAAAGTCGTCCCGCTCTATGAAGGTTCCCTCCCGGTTCCAACCGAGGCGGGGGTGCAATCCATCGATCTCAAAAGCCTGGGACTTACCCTTGAACCTAACGTCCAGTACCGCTGGTTTGTGTCGGCCAGCCCCAATCCCGAGTCCCCCTCCAGGGATATCGTCGCAGGTGGAATGATCGAGCGATGCGACTTCAATGAATGTCTGACGGTCACGTCGGTAAACCTGACCTGTGATCGTGAAACCGTGCGCACCAATGCCCTCATCGGGTTCTGGTACGATGCGATGGGCTGTGTCTGCTCGTTGATTGAGAAAGAGCCAAAGGATCCGTCGCTTCGTAGACTGAGGGCGGCTCTCCTAAGACAGGTCGGACTCAACGGGGTGGCGGACTGGGATCTGAAAGCTATTCAGGGCAACGCAAAATAG
- a CDS encoding CHAT domain-containing protein, translated as MQQGAGEFERGAFGEALVHWKQAADRYKAEGNTSAQVEALVLSSQASLSLGQSKQALQSLELALALADKYGDPLVEASVLGHLGRTYLTLRRFTEALEYLERGAASAREQGSSQLTATILNDLGVVFALKQQDKEALEAFQESVSHAQRAKLPLLAVTARTNAARTLLRLGQPTNSRMALDAALQQLKDLRPSRNQSLGMIGIALMYQRLIPQLPHDRDPLLLRAAGVLHEAGTVAEGQGDKRTLSYALGYLGHLYETEFRMDEALQLTRKALFAAQSVDASESLYRWQWQLGRQLAAIGQLDNAISSYRQAASTLQPIRAEVEQASSEDANTGHESVRPLFFELADLLLQRASRSGDGKAAEGDLFGARDAIEAYKTAELRDYFKDDCVDSVRSRLTTFDRLSPDTAVIYPIMFSSRLELLVSLPSGLKRTSVPMTAERLTQEIRTFRRLVEKRTTREYLPHAQRLYDWLLRPLETDLSQPQITTLVFVPDGALRTIPLAALHDGSSFLINKFALAMTPGLTLTDPRPLNRDKLRFLTAGLTKSVQGFPPLPYVADEVESIQRLYKGDQLMNNAFQSSRLEQELRDGGYGGLHIATHGKFSTDINDSFLLTFDGKMTMQGLDQLIGLFRFRQEPLELLTLSACQTGIGDDRAALGLAGVALKAGARSALATLWFINDEASATLISEFYRQLRNPALSKAVALQRAQLKLLSDRIYEHPAYWSPFLLLNNWL; from the coding sequence ATGCAACAAGGGGCGGGAGAGTTTGAACGGGGAGCCTTTGGCGAAGCCTTGGTCCATTGGAAACAAGCAGCCGATCGCTACAAGGCCGAGGGGAATACTTCTGCGCAGGTTGAGGCGCTCGTGCTCTCATCTCAAGCCTCATTGAGCTTAGGGCAATCGAAGCAAGCGCTCCAATCGCTGGAGCTGGCGCTTGCGCTCGCCGACAAGTACGGCGATCCGCTCGTGGAAGCTTCCGTACTCGGGCATCTAGGAAGGACTTACCTGACGCTCCGGCGATTCACCGAGGCATTGGAATATCTCGAGCGCGGGGCGGCATCAGCACGGGAGCAAGGCTCCTCGCAGCTCACGGCGACCATCCTGAATGACCTCGGAGTGGTGTTCGCCTTGAAGCAGCAAGACAAGGAGGCATTGGAAGCCTTTCAGGAAAGCGTCAGCCACGCTCAGAGGGCCAAGCTCCCGCTGCTTGCTGTGACAGCCCGCACCAATGCCGCGCGGACTCTGCTGCGCCTCGGGCAACCAACCAACAGCCGTATGGCTCTTGACGCGGCACTCCAGCAACTCAAGGATCTTCGGCCATCGCGCAACCAATCGCTAGGTATGATCGGCATCGCGCTGATGTACCAGCGGCTCATCCCTCAACTCCCACATGATCGTGACCCTCTCCTCTTGCGAGCCGCGGGCGTCCTTCACGAAGCAGGTACGGTCGCGGAGGGGCAGGGAGACAAGAGAACCCTGTCCTATGCTCTCGGCTATCTCGGGCATCTCTACGAGACGGAATTTCGCATGGACGAAGCGCTGCAACTCACCAGGAAGGCGTTGTTTGCGGCCCAATCGGTGGACGCATCCGAGTCGCTCTATCGCTGGCAATGGCAGCTGGGCCGACAGCTGGCTGCAATCGGGCAGTTGGACAACGCCATCTCCTCATACCGGCAAGCGGCATCGACGCTCCAACCGATCCGCGCCGAGGTGGAGCAAGCCTCGTCCGAGGACGCGAACACCGGTCATGAGTCCGTGAGGCCGTTGTTTTTTGAGCTGGCCGACCTGTTGCTGCAGCGTGCATCGCGTTCTGGCGACGGCAAGGCAGCCGAGGGCGATTTGTTCGGCGCTCGCGATGCGATTGAAGCCTACAAGACGGCTGAGCTACGGGACTATTTCAAGGACGATTGCGTCGATTCAGTCCGGTCGAGGCTGACCACGTTCGATCGCTTATCGCCGGACACCGCCGTCATCTATCCCATCATGTTCAGTTCCCGACTCGAACTGCTCGTGAGTCTGCCATCCGGCCTCAAGCGCACCTCCGTGCCCATGACGGCGGAGCGGCTGACTCAGGAAATTCGGACATTCCGTCGGTTGGTTGAAAAGCGCACGACCCGCGAATATCTGCCCCATGCCCAACGGTTATACGACTGGCTCCTTCGCCCGCTGGAAACGGACCTCTCGCAGCCGCAGATCACGACCTTGGTGTTTGTGCCGGACGGCGCCCTGCGGACGATTCCGCTGGCGGCGCTCCACGACGGCTCATCATTCTTGATCAACAAGTTCGCGCTCGCCATGACGCCCGGCTTGACCTTGACCGACCCTCGTCCACTCAACCGCGACAAGCTCCGATTCCTCACGGCCGGCCTCACCAAGTCCGTGCAAGGGTTTCCACCCCTTCCCTACGTAGCGGACGAGGTCGAATCCATTCAACGGCTCTATAAGGGCGATCAACTGATGAACAATGCCTTTCAATCATCCAGACTGGAACAGGAATTGCGTGATGGTGGATATGGAGGCCTGCATATCGCGACGCACGGCAAATTCTCGACCGACATAAACGACTCATTCCTCCTGACCTTCGATGGGAAAATGACGATGCAGGGTCTCGATCAATTGATCGGCCTCTTTCGGTTTCGGCAGGAGCCGCTTGAACTCTTGACCTTGAGTGCCTGCCAGACCGGCATCGGCGACGACCGCGCTGCCCTCGGCCTGGCCGGTGTCGCGCTGAAAGCCGGCGCCCGCAGCGCATTGGCCACTCTGTGGTTCATCAACGATGAAGCGTCGGCGACATTGATCTCTGAATTTTATCGCCAACTGCGCAATCCGGCTCTCTCGAAAGCCGTGGCGCTCCAGCGCGCGCAGTTGAAGCTGTTGAGCGACAGGATTTATGAACACCCGGCCTACTGGTCGCCCTTCCTGTTGCTCAATAATTGGCTCTAA